ATCACCCGTACCTGCCAGCAACCAAACAGTCCCCTGGCGATTCGTCTGTCGGTGCATCAGGATGGCGATCACTGTGACAGCTGAGAATGAACCACTGCGTGCTCGAGGTGGATGTCCTTCAAGCTCCCACCCTGCGATACACCCAAGACAATCAAACGCCCATTGCTGAGATGGACGTGTCCTTCGATGCCCTCCGACCCGATGACCCTAAGGGGCAATTGAAGGTCGTCGGATGGGGCAACCTCGCCCAGGACCTTCAAAATCGCGTGCAAGTCGGGCAGCGGCTCGTGATTGAGGGCCGACTGCGCATGAACACAGTTCCCCGTCAAGACGGCACCAAAGAGAAGAGAGCTGAGTTCACCCTCTCCCGGCTGCATTCAGTGGGTGCAGCGGGATCCAGCCCGGGCCAGGCCCCTGCCGCTGCTCGCAAAGCGCCAGCTCGACCCGTACCAGCTCAGACGCCCCAGTCTTCCGAATCACCGACCAAGCCCGCGGCGGCTGGACAGGATTCAGCGGCTCAATGGAACACCTCTCCCCTTGTTCCCGAGACCGACGACATTCCCTTTTAACGCCAGCAAGGAGCAGGGTTTTTACTGATTTTTGTCAGACAATTGCTCTGAAGCACGCAAGAGCAGCTGACCCAGCTCTCGCTCGAGGGCCGCTAGATCCAGTCTCAAAGCTGGCCAGCGGCCGCGATCAATTTGTTCGAGCAACCAAGCGCGATCCGTCTCCAGCTGAGCAATGAGCTCTCTGGTTTCAACAGCCTGTTGGGACGAGGGATTCATGATTGTTGGACTCCTCCACCCATCCTGCAGTCCTCTTGGTCACAATGGCTGCAATGCACGGGCCTCAATGAACGAGCTCATTTCGCCCGGAAGTCTGATCACCATCGCTGGCGGTGTCCTCACCGTGGTTGGTGCTCTGGCCTACGGAGCTGGCAATGCCAATCTCAGCCTGCCCACCATTTTTTACGGAATTCCCATTCTTCTCGGGGGTCTTGCCCTCAAATCCTCGGAACTTCCCCCAGCACGCCGGGTGACTCCCAAAAGGCAATTTCGCGAAGAACGCGAGACGGCATCTCCCGAACTGGTCAAGTTGCTGAACGATGTCACACGCTGGCGCTATGGGCAGAAAGCTCACTTAGAGAGCTCACTCGAAGCGTTGAAACTCTGGGATGAAGACAAGCCGTCTCAGCTGCTGGAAATTGAAGAGATGAGTAATGAAGCCGGATATGGTCTGAGGATGCGCTTTGCCTGTGAAGCAGTGGGGCTCGAGCGTTGGCAAGAACGCCGCGAGCGCTTGGGTCGTTTTTTTTCGAAAGGTATGGAAGCGGAAATTATTCCACTGGAAAACGATCAACTCGATTTGACCCTGCTCCCCAAGAATGAGGCCACGAGAGGCGAGCATGGAGAGCCCTGAGCAGCTGCAGCATGGATGATTCCCTACGGGTCTCCGTCCTGAGCGAGGCCCTTCCTTACATCCAACGCTTCGCTGGTCGGCGCATCGTGGTCAAGTACGGCGGCGCGGCCATGGTCCACGCAGAGTTGCGTGATGCCGTATTCCGCGACATCGCCCTACTTGCCAGTGTGGGAGTGCAGCCGGTGGTGGTTCATGGGGGTGGCCCAGAGATCAACACCTGGCTGAAGCGACTCGACATTCCCTCCGAATTTCGTGGCGGTTTGCGGGTCACCGATTCCGACACGATGGACGTGGTGGAGATGGTTCTTGTTGGCCGAGTGAACAAACAGATCGTCAACGGACTCAACCGTCTTGGAGCAAGCGCTGTAGGCCTCAGCGGTAGCGACGGCCGACTGGTGGAGGCTCGTCAATGGGGGGATGGCAACCATGGCTTGGTCGGCGACGTGGCTCGGGTGAATCCCGATGTGTTGGAACCACTTCTGGCACGGGGATACGTTCCGGTGATTTCAAGCGTGGCTGCCAACCCGGATGGGGAATCTCACAACATCAATGCCGACACGGTTGCTGGAGAGCTTGCTGCGGCACTCGAGGCAGAGAAATTGATTTTGTTGACTGACACCCAAGGAATCCTTCGCGATCGCGACAATCCCGACTCCCTGATCCGACAGCTCAGGCTGTCGGAGGCACGGCAATTGATCCACGATGGCGTTGTTGCCGGTGGAATGACGCCCAAAACAGAATGCTGCATTCGTGCTCTGGCTCAAGGGGTTGCTGCAGCCCACATCGTGGATGGTCGTGTCCCCCACGCTCTTCTCCTTGAAGTCTTCACCGATGCAGGCATCGGAACGATGGTTTTGGGCCGCGGTTAATCGATGACCAATGCACTGGTAGCCGCGGAAGCCGCTCTCGAGCGTGGCGATTACGGCCAGTGCATCGCACTGTTGGAGCCGCTCGCAGAAGCCAACACGATCAGTGACAGTCAAGGAGCTGAGATCCACATGCTGTTGGTCACAGCCTGGATGGGGAAGGGGGATGAGAGCAAGGCCCTGAGCACCTGCCGACGCCTCACACGATGCAAAGATCCAGAGCTAAGAACACGGGCACGGCAGTTGCTGGATGTTCTTGAGGCGCCAAGCCTGGAAAGGCCTGCGCGCTGGTCAATGCAATTGCCAACATTGGAGATGGATCCGCGGGTTGGCCAACGACCCAAGCTATTCAATCGCCGCAAACTGCCACCACCACCACCATCACCTCCTACCGGTCCAACTCGAGCCCCGGCAGCTGGCTTCGCATTACTTGTCATCACCGTGCTGGTTGGGCTCATGCTCTTGTTGAGCGGCTGCGTACGCATCACTGCAGATCTCAGCCTCCCAGGACCAGACAGGGTGGAGATGGCTTGGACAATCGACAGTCGCAGTGGCTTGAAACTTCCTTGGCAGGACGCGTTCAGCCGAGAGTTGAGAGCGATGCATCTGCCTTGGAAGGTTCGCAACTCAGGACAAGGTCATCTTGAGGTCAAAGCACCAACCCAAAACAGTGAGGACGCTGCTGCACTCCTGAGCCAAACGGTCGAAGCAGCAGGACGAACAGCCGGCCTTGTACTACCAGCACCCACCCTCAAACTGGAAGAGCGCAACTGGCTCGTGGGTCTCAAGCAAGAGCTGCTGTTGGAACTGGATTTAAGAGCTCTTGAGAGCCTGAATGAGCTGCAAATTGTGGTGCGTCTTGGGAACCAAGCGAGCTTGCACGATCTGCAAAGCAGCCCTGCAATCGCAAGCAAAAACGCCAAGGGAGAACTCATCTGGCCGCTCACGATTGGCGTGCAGAACCGGTTGCAGTGGAGTCAATGGCGCTGGAGCCGCCTTGGAGTAGGCAGTCTCGCGATCGTGGCGCTGCTGATTTTGACTGCCAGCTTGCAACGGCTTCGGCTGATGATGGGTTTCGGTTACCCGGAATTACCGTCCTGAATTCAGAGCTGTAGCGGGTCTGGATCAACAGCCAGTGACACCCCACTGGGCAAGCCATCCCAAAGGGAGCTGCCAGATGGCAAAGGCAAGGCCGAAGCTTGTGGACCATGCATCAAGAGCTGCCAGCGACTGCGTCCAGCAACCCTTGCCACCGGAGCTGGAGCTGGACCGATGAGCTGCCAACCAGCATCCTTGCAACCGGGCCGAAGTTGTTCCGCCACAACGGCAGCAGCAGTTGCCGTTGTGGATGCGGACGTCCCAGACAGCCGCAAGACACAAGCCCTGGCATAGGGCACCAATCCGGCTTCGCGTCGCTCCCGAGCTTCCTCCTCCAAAAAACGCTCGTAACGACCATCGACCAAGTGCAAAATCACCGGATGATCGGGGCTATAGGTCTGAACAAGGACTTGCCCGGGACGCTCTCCACGGCCAGCCCTGCCTGCGAGTTGCAATAACAACTGAAGCGCCTGCTCCCCAGCCCGGAGATCGGGACGGTGCAACAAGCCATCAGCTGCCAACACGGCGGCCAGCGTGACGCTTGGCAGGTCCATCCCTTTCGCCAGCATTTGGGTTCCCACCAAGACATCCGCTTCACCCGCCGCAAATTGCTCCAACAAACGCCGATGTCCGTCACGTCCACCGGTGGTATCGCGATCAAAGCGCAGCAATCGCAGACCCTCCAACTCAGACTCCAGTTGCTCCAAAACCCTTTGAGTGCCAGCACCAAAGGGCTTAAAAGCTGACGAGCCACAATGCCCACAGTTCGTCGTCACCGGGGCTCGGTAATCACACCAGTGGCAACGCAGCCACTGGTGACCGGTGCTTTTTCCATGAACGGTCAACGCCACATCGCAATGCGGACACTGCATTACCTCACCACAGCTTCGGCAGCTCAAAAACGTGCTGTATCCACGGCGGGGCACTAGCACAACCGCCTGTTCTCCCTGTTCAGGAAGTTTCGACAAACGATCCATCAGCGCCCTGCTGATCAAGCGCCGATGGCCATCGGCGAGCTCATGGCGCATGTCGATGATCTGAACCGGCGGCAAAGGCTGATGAGAGATGCGCTGTTGAAGACGAGCTAAAGCCAACGGACCCTCTGGAGCGAGTTGAATCCAGGTCTCAAGTGAGGGTGTTGCACTACCCAGCAAGACACGACCTCCCTCCCTTTGCACTCTCGCCATCGCAAGGTCCCGGGCGTGATAGCAGGGCATCGGAGACTCCTGCTTGTAGGAGCTGTCGTGCTCCTCGTCCAAGACAATCAAACCCAGGGGACTGAGCGGCAGAAAAATGGCCGAACGGGTGCCCACAATGACGAGCGGTTCTTCTGCCTCCAAGCTGTTGCGCCAGGTGTGGACCCGTTCTCTTTCTTTGCAACCACTGTGATATTCGAGCACTCGAGAGCCAAATCGACGCCGACAGCGATCCACCAGCTGGGGAATCAAACCAATTTCGGGAGTCAGCAACAAAACATGTCGCCCTGCTGCCAACTCATCAGCGGCGAGCTGGAGGTAGACCTCGGTCTTCCCTGAACCGGTGATTCCCCAAAGCAACACACCTCCACCCTCGGGTTGCTTTTGAAGGGTTTCAATTGCAACCCGCTGCTCGCTGTTGAGAGTTCTGGGAGCTTCAGTCGCATCGACCAAGTTCACCGACACCGGACTTGGCTGCGCATCAGAGGCGAGACGCAACTCACGAACCAAAAGCTCTCGGCGCACTAGGGCTTGCACGATTCCTGATTGAAAACCTGCAGCGACGAGATCTCGCTGCCACGCTCCCCCCCCGAACTCCTGCAACTTGGACACCAAGCAGGCCTGTCGCGCTGGCAAATCAGCATCCAAATGGGGGCTGCTGTCAGGCAAGGACACCCACCAAAGCTTGCGTTCCTTCACGGTTGTCACAACGCGCTGCCCCAACCAGCCAGGAGGGAGAGCGGCTTTCAGCATTCGAAACGGGCTGGTATGACAACGTTGTGCCATCTCCTCAAGCCACAATCTCCAGGCTTGTCCAACGGCAGCCGATTGCAGGAGCGCATCCACAGGCTGGAGCGGGCGGCTTGCATCCTCAGGTTGTGTTCGACAGGCCGTGACCAACCCCTGAATGCGGCGACCGCGCAGGGACACCTGAACAAGATCCCCTAAACGAACATTCAGTTGCTTCTGATCGCAGTACGTGAAGGTGCGACCATCCCGACCCGCTTCAACCCAAACATCGACCACCACTAGAACTGGTGGCGGGCGGACGGGGTTTTTCGAAAAATCGGCTATTGGGGTTGCGTTCATGACACGTTTTTTTTAAGATAAATATTGGACAGCTTCAAAGGCTGTTGTTGGAACAAGCAGAGTTCCTTCCAAAGGGAAGATCCGAAGCTCGAGCCATGGAATTCCATGAAGCCGACCGGTCTGAGAATGCCCTTGACAGTTCTGCATCGGACCCCTCCAGCTCTCCCAATTTTGCTTAACGCTCAGCGTTTTTCTTTGCGCACCGTTTCTATGAAGGGAAGGTGACGCCTCAAAAGCATCCGCCCGCATCAGGACGGTTGCATTGACTGTTGATGACATTCGCTTCCTATTCCGCTCTCTCCTTCGTTACTGACCGCCATGAGTCCTGCCGCGACCAAGTTGGCAAAGGCCAAAGCAAAACAAGCGCCTTCAATCATGATGCTGGCCGACGAGAAAGGTCAGCCCAAGCAAGTGAAGGCCAAAGCAAAGCCTGCCTCAAAAGCCAAGGCAGCAACAAAGGCCAGCACCAAACCAAAGGTAAGTAAACCCACTAGCAAAGCTAAAACCAGCAAAGCCAAAACCAGCAAAGCCAGCAGCAAAGCCAAAGTCAGCGCTACTTCAGCGAACCTGGACGCCTCTGCAGATCAACTACTGGCTGCAGCTGCAACGACTGCCACCGCAGTAAAAGCCACTGAGACGTCAGCAGCAAAAGCCAAAGCAGAAGCGAAAGCCAAGGTTTTAGCGAGCATCAAGGTAGGACCCAAAGGTGTTTACACCGAAGATTCCATCCGCGTTTACCTTCAGGAAATCGGACGCATTCGCTTACTGCGTCCGGACGAAGAGATTGAATTGGCTCGCAAAATTGCGGACCTACTGCATCTCGAAGAACTCGCAGCGCAGTTTGAAAGCGATAACGGCAAACTTCCTGACACCAAGGAATGGGCAGCACTGGTTGAGATGCCAGTGATTCGCTTCCGCAGACGATTGATGCTTGGCCGACGAGCCAAAGAAAAAATGGTGCAATCGAACTTGCGCCTCGTGGTGTCGATTGCCAAGAAATACATGAACCGAGGCCTTAGCTTTCAGGACCTCATTCAGGAAGGCAGCCTTGGCCTCATTCGTGCCGCGGAAAAATTCGACCATGAAAAAGGATATAAGTTCTCAACTTATGCCACCTGGTGGATCCGACAAGCCATCACTCGCGCCATCGCAGATCAATCGCGAACCATCCGACTACCTGTTCACCTTTACGAGACTATTTCCAGGATCAAGAAAACAACCAAGGTCCTCAGTCAGGAATTTGGACGCAAACCAACAGAGGAAGAAATCGCCGAGTCGATGGAAATGACCATCGAGAAATTGCGCTTTATCGCCAAGAGTGCACAGCTTCCAATTTCCCTCGAAACACCCATCGGCAAAGAAGAGGATTCACGGCTAGGCGACTTTATTGAAGCCGATATCGAAAATCCAGAGCAAGATGTTGCTAAAAATCTTCTTCGCGAAGACCTTGAAGGAGTTCTTGCAACCCTTAGCCCTCGCGAACGAGATGTCCTGCGCCTTCGCTACGGCCTTGACGATGGACGCATGAAAACATTGGAAGAAATTGGACAAATCTTTGATGTAACCCGTGAGCGGATTCGTCAAATTGAAGCCAAAGCCCTTCGTAAATTACGTCATCCCAACAGGAATGGAGTCCTCAAGGAATACATCAAATAAAAAGCCAAGCTTGAGGTAGTAGTTCTCCCACCTCCTGTCTTTAACAGGGGGTTTTTCAATGCTCCATTGCAGATCAACTTATTACCTGTAAAGCGAATTAGCCATCGATATACTTGAGCAGGATCTTACAAGTAAGATCTGTTTTAATATTCCTCTCCTTCCCCCATTTAAGGCCTCGAATTCATCGAGGCTACCTGCAAGATCCTGAATCAAGATGTGAAACTCCTGAGGTCCCCGCTGGCTGGGGCACGCATCGAATGACTGATTCTGAGCCTGAAAAGGGACGCCCAGAAGGGACAGGAACGGAATACAGAAGAGACTTCTCTCGTCAAAGCATGACATCCATTAGCTACTCACACTGACACCAAACCTTCAAACAAAACACATCAACTAAAACCTTACCCACCAACAAAGCCAATGAGTATCAACCACAGACATGCACCACGCGACTTCCTAGAGGCGCTGGAGTCACTCAAACAAGCAAGACTTGCGACCCATGCATTCATGACGCATGACCACCTATTCAGGGGCCTAACCGAAGCTGAACAAAATAGCTTGCAAAACAGCATCACACCATTCT
The window above is part of the Synechococcus sp. WH 8020 genome. Proteins encoded here:
- a CDS encoding single-stranded DNA-binding protein, with the protein product MNHCVLEVDVLQAPTLRYTQDNQTPIAEMDVSFDALRPDDPKGQLKVVGWGNLAQDLQNRVQVGQRLVIEGRLRMNTVPRQDGTKEKRAEFTLSRLHSVGAAGSSPGQAPAAARKAPARPVPAQTPQSSESPTKPAAAGQDSAAQWNTSPLVPETDDIPF
- the priA gene encoding replication restart helicase PriA — translated: MNATPIADFSKNPVRPPPVLVVVDVWVEAGRDGRTFTYCDQKQLNVRLGDLVQVSLRGRRIQGLVTACRTQPEDASRPLQPVDALLQSAAVGQAWRLWLEEMAQRCHTSPFRMLKAALPPGWLGQRVVTTVKERKLWWVSLPDSSPHLDADLPARQACLVSKLQEFGGGAWQRDLVAAGFQSGIVQALVRRELLVRELRLASDAQPSPVSVNLVDATEAPRTLNSEQRVAIETLQKQPEGGGVLLWGITGSGKTEVYLQLAADELAAGRHVLLLTPEIGLIPQLVDRCRRRFGSRVLEYHSGCKERERVHTWRNSLEAEEPLVIVGTRSAIFLPLSPLGLIVLDEEHDSSYKQESPMPCYHARDLAMARVQREGGRVLLGSATPSLETWIQLAPEGPLALARLQQRISHQPLPPVQIIDMRHELADGHRRLISRALMDRLSKLPEQGEQAVVLVPRRGYSTFLSCRSCGEVMQCPHCDVALTVHGKSTGHQWLRCHWCDYRAPVTTNCGHCGSSAFKPFGAGTQRVLEQLESELEGLRLLRFDRDTTGGRDGHRRLLEQFAAGEADVLVGTQMLAKGMDLPSVTLAAVLAADGLLHRPDLRAGEQALQLLLQLAGRAGRGERPGQVLVQTYSPDHPVILHLVDGRYERFLEEEARERREAGLVPYARACVLRLSGTSASTTATAAAVVAEQLRPGCKDAGWQLIGPAPAPVARVAGRSRWQLLMHGPQASALPLPSGSSLWDGLPSGVSLAVDPDPLQL
- a CDS encoding DUF3153 domain-containing protein, encoding MTNALVAAEAALERGDYGQCIALLEPLAEANTISDSQGAEIHMLLVTAWMGKGDESKALSTCRRLTRCKDPELRTRARQLLDVLEAPSLERPARWSMQLPTLEMDPRVGQRPKLFNRRKLPPPPPSPPTGPTRAPAAGFALLVITVLVGLMLLLSGCVRITADLSLPGPDRVEMAWTIDSRSGLKLPWQDAFSRELRAMHLPWKVRNSGQGHLEVKAPTQNSEDAAALLSQTVEAAGRTAGLVLPAPTLKLEERNWLVGLKQELLLELDLRALESLNELQIVVRLGNQASLHDLQSSPAIASKNAKGELIWPLTIGVQNRLQWSQWRWSRLGVGSLAIVALLILTASLQRLRLMMGFGYPELPS
- a CDS encoding DUF2854 domain-containing protein translates to MNELISPGSLITIAGGVLTVVGALAYGAGNANLSLPTIFYGIPILLGGLALKSSELPPARRVTPKRQFREERETASPELVKLLNDVTRWRYGQKAHLESSLEALKLWDEDKPSQLLEIEEMSNEAGYGLRMRFACEAVGLERWQERRERLGRFFSKGMEAEIIPLENDQLDLTLLPKNEATRGEHGEP
- the rpoD gene encoding RNA polymerase sigma factor RpoD, yielding MSPAATKLAKAKAKQAPSIMMLADEKGQPKQVKAKAKPASKAKAATKASTKPKVSKPTSKAKTSKAKTSKASSKAKVSATSANLDASADQLLAAAATTATAVKATETSAAKAKAEAKAKVLASIKVGPKGVYTEDSIRVYLQEIGRIRLLRPDEEIELARKIADLLHLEELAAQFESDNGKLPDTKEWAALVEMPVIRFRRRLMLGRRAKEKMVQSNLRLVVSIAKKYMNRGLSFQDLIQEGSLGLIRAAEKFDHEKGYKFSTYATWWIRQAITRAIADQSRTIRLPVHLYETISRIKKTTKVLSQEFGRKPTEEEIAESMEMTIEKLRFIAKSAQLPISLETPIGKEEDSRLGDFIEADIENPEQDVAKNLLREDLEGVLATLSPRERDVLRLRYGLDDGRMKTLEEIGQIFDVTRERIRQIEAKALRKLRHPNRNGVLKEYIK
- the argB gene encoding acetylglutamate kinase → MDDSLRVSVLSEALPYIQRFAGRRIVVKYGGAAMVHAELRDAVFRDIALLASVGVQPVVVHGGGPEINTWLKRLDIPSEFRGGLRVTDSDTMDVVEMVLVGRVNKQIVNGLNRLGASAVGLSGSDGRLVEARQWGDGNHGLVGDVARVNPDVLEPLLARGYVPVISSVAANPDGESHNINADTVAGELAAALEAEKLILLTDTQGILRDRDNPDSLIRQLRLSEARQLIHDGVVAGGMTPKTECCIRALAQGVAAAHIVDGRVPHALLLEVFTDAGIGTMVLGRG